A single Elephas maximus indicus isolate mEleMax1 chromosome 2, mEleMax1 primary haplotype, whole genome shotgun sequence DNA region contains:
- the CNOT8 gene encoding CCR4-NOT transcription complex subunit 8 isoform X1: protein MHAKYQLNHCLAWPLTESAQSDFSGLFRMPAALVENSQVICEVWASNLEEEMRKIREIVLSYSYIAMDTEFPGVVVRPIGEFRSSIDYQYQLLRCNVDLLKIIQLGLTFTNEKGEYPSGINTWQFNFKFNLTEDMYSQDSIDLLANSGLQFQKHEEEGIDTLHFAELLMTSGVVLCDNVKWLSFHSGYDFGYMVKLLTDSRLPEEEHEFFHILNLFFPSIYDVKYLMKSCKNLKGGLQEVADQLDLQRIGRQHQAGSDSLLTGMAFFRMKELFFEDSIDDAKYCGRLYGLGTGVAQKQNEDVDSAQEKMSILAIINNMQQ from the exons ATGCATGCGAAAT ATCAGCTCAACCATTGTCTGGCTTGGCCTCTAACAGAGTCAGCGCAAAGTGACTTCTCAGGTCTCTTCAGGATGCCTGCAGCACTTGTGGAGAACAGCCAGGTTATCTGTGAAGTCTGGGCCAGCAATCTGGAAGAAGAGATGAGGAAGATCCGAGAAATAGTGCTCAGTTACAGTTATATTGCCATG GACACAGAATTTCCAGGTGTTGTGGTGCGACCAATTGGTGAATTTCGGAGTTCTATAGATTACCAATATCAACTTCTTCGGTGCAATGTtgaccttttaaaaattatccagCTGGGCCTTACTTTTACGAATGAGAAGGGAGAATATCCTTCTGGAATCAACACTTGGCAGTTCAACTTCAAATTCAATCTTAC AGAGGACATGTACTCCCAGGATTCCATAGATCTCCTTGCTAACTCAGGACTACAGTTCCAGAAACATGAAGAGGAAGGGATTGACACATTGCACTTTGCAGAGCTGCTTATGACATCGGGGGTGGTTCTCTGTGACAACGTCAAATGGCTTTCATTTCACAG TGGCTACGACTTTGGCTACATGGTAAAGCTCCTTACGGATTCTCGTTTGCCTGAAGAGGAACATGAATTCTTTCATATTCTGAACCTTTTCTTCCCATCTATTTATGATGTGAAATACCTGATGAAGAGTTGCAAAAATCTTAAG GGAGGTCTTCAGGAAGTTGCAGATCAGTTAGATTTGCAGAGAATTGGAAGGCAGCACCAGGCAGGCTCGGACTCACTGCTGACGGGGATGGCGTTCTTCAGGATGAAAGAG TTATTTTTTGAGGACAGTATTGATGATGCCAAGTACTGTGGGCGGCTCTATGGTCTCGGCACGGGCGTGGCCCAGAAGCAGAATGAGGATGTTGACTCTGCCCAGGAGAAGATGAGCATCCTGGCCATCATCAACAACATGCAGCAGTGA
- the CNOT8 gene encoding CCR4-NOT transcription complex subunit 8 isoform X2 gives MPAALVENSQVICEVWASNLEEEMRKIREIVLSYSYIAMDTEFPGVVVRPIGEFRSSIDYQYQLLRCNVDLLKIIQLGLTFTNEKGEYPSGINTWQFNFKFNLTEDMYSQDSIDLLANSGLQFQKHEEEGIDTLHFAELLMTSGVVLCDNVKWLSFHSGYDFGYMVKLLTDSRLPEEEHEFFHILNLFFPSIYDVKYLMKSCKNLKGGLQEVADQLDLQRIGRQHQAGSDSLLTGMAFFRMKELFFEDSIDDAKYCGRLYGLGTGVAQKQNEDVDSAQEKMSILAIINNMQQ, from the exons ATGCCTGCAGCACTTGTGGAGAACAGCCAGGTTATCTGTGAAGTCTGGGCCAGCAATCTGGAAGAAGAGATGAGGAAGATCCGAGAAATAGTGCTCAGTTACAGTTATATTGCCATG GACACAGAATTTCCAGGTGTTGTGGTGCGACCAATTGGTGAATTTCGGAGTTCTATAGATTACCAATATCAACTTCTTCGGTGCAATGTtgaccttttaaaaattatccagCTGGGCCTTACTTTTACGAATGAGAAGGGAGAATATCCTTCTGGAATCAACACTTGGCAGTTCAACTTCAAATTCAATCTTAC AGAGGACATGTACTCCCAGGATTCCATAGATCTCCTTGCTAACTCAGGACTACAGTTCCAGAAACATGAAGAGGAAGGGATTGACACATTGCACTTTGCAGAGCTGCTTATGACATCGGGGGTGGTTCTCTGTGACAACGTCAAATGGCTTTCATTTCACAG TGGCTACGACTTTGGCTACATGGTAAAGCTCCTTACGGATTCTCGTTTGCCTGAAGAGGAACATGAATTCTTTCATATTCTGAACCTTTTCTTCCCATCTATTTATGATGTGAAATACCTGATGAAGAGTTGCAAAAATCTTAAG GGAGGTCTTCAGGAAGTTGCAGATCAGTTAGATTTGCAGAGAATTGGAAGGCAGCACCAGGCAGGCTCGGACTCACTGCTGACGGGGATGGCGTTCTTCAGGATGAAAGAG TTATTTTTTGAGGACAGTATTGATGATGCCAAGTACTGTGGGCGGCTCTATGGTCTCGGCACGGGCGTGGCCCAGAAGCAGAATGAGGATGTTGACTCTGCCCAGGAGAAGATGAGCATCCTGGCCATCATCAACAACATGCAGCAGTGA